The nucleotide window TGTAAAAGAGGAGCCAATATCGCATGGCAAGCAGGTGCTCTCTTCAACAACTAGCACAAATAACAGTAACGTAGCTAATCCAATTAAAAGGAAAAGGGGCAGACCtccaaagaaaagaacgGTAGAAACTGTAATCATAAATGAGAATCATATCAacgaggaagaagatgaagaagagaaagcaACAACTAATTTAACCAACACAAATGCTAATACAGCTTCACTATCCAATTCAAACTTACCGCATATAATGAATGCTGATGGTATGCTTCCTGTTGAGGCACCATCCACAGTCAATTCTCCGGCTCCAACTACGAGATCATCTTCTAGTTCGTCATTACCTTCGCATGAAATCCCATCTACTGTGGCAACTGTTGATTCTACTAATTACCAAGAAAATCACGATGCAAATCATATAAATTCCGAAAATGGAATCGTAACAACTCGTATTATTACACCTTTAGCCCGTAAAAAATTGTTGGGAGCAAATATTGACAATGACAACATTGTCGTTGAAATATCTCCATCAAATGGAGATGGTGATAATGAATCCAATATAAACCTCAATAGGCAACAAAGAGAACTAGAAAAAAGGCGTGATTCACGAGAAAAGATGTTAGTCAACATGAAATACAATGATCGTGAAAAGGCAAAATCGTTCATggaatcaaataaaaaattaCTGAAGGCAATGAGAGATGAGGAAAGGAGGAAAAGAATGACAGCCTTAATATACGATACTAAATCACCATACCCCGCAAGAGTGCTCAACCGTTTACCGAACTCGTCCCCGTCATCAGCCCAACCTGCTAAGCCGACAGAAGTACAGCCACAAGTACCTAAAGTAGAAGAGAATAATCAActgacaaaaaaaattggcaTCTCTTCAATACTGAATACAGAGGAAAGCTATGCTAAAGAAGAATCTCCAAATGAAGTTATAGGTCCCTTAAAGCGTACAAGAACGAATGAATTCgaagaggaggaggaagaagaggatcTGGAGGACGTAGATGAATCACAGTCTGGAAGATCGATTAGGAGAAGGAGATTATCGATACAAATGGCGAGTCCCACTGATGAAACCGgatcaaataatgaaatgaGTGATGGTGCACTcggtaaaaaaaatgaatcacATGTATCACTATTATTAGCATCCCCCATTGAGTTGCTTTGTCGTGATGGATTTTTCTATCGTAGAAATATGCCAAATGTTCCAATAACGACGGGAGCGTATTTAGAGTTCAAGTTTAAACCTAAACAAGATGAATTAATAAACTTGAGATTGAACCAAAAGGATTTTTCAGATAAAACAAAGCAAAATAGAATGAACGCTCATTTTCTGAAGCCGGAAATTGAAATGGAAACAGAGCATGCTTTTAGTATTTTGAGCAATACCACTCTTACTGAAAAGTACGTCAACAGCTTggaatattttttaatgGAATTTCGTTGGGAGAATAAATTGGTCGGCTTAGGTCTAAAATTGAGAGAATCAAAGAGAACTTGGC belongs to Zygotorulaspora mrakii chromosome 1, complete sequence and includes:
- the SUM1 gene encoding Sum1p (similar to Saccharomyces cerevisiae SUM1 (YDR310C); ancestral locus Anc_5.333), whose translation is MAKNSEEASNGVDMKKEVNDVDESQSNGGLSLPMIQQELNATSEKFHELEDLLLSRDTTVTATIQDLFNTVKTLSYNQSILENKLDDALKNQINSDVLVNSINERLNKLSSSMGTITKSFQSSEASNNLSSLASMVPVDNGGDQLMSRPPTVRRGPGRPRKESNLNRTSEYSNHNIQQVKVMLPTGGVQLAKSKRYFTDPSVDSDYSASVKEEPISHGKQVLSSTTSTNNSNVANPIKRKRGRPPKKRTVETVIINENHINEEEDEEEKATTNLTNTNANTASLSNSNLPHIMNADGMLPVEAPSTVNSPAPTTRSSSSSSLPSHEIPSTVATVDSTNYQENHDANHINSENGIVTTRIITPLARKKLLGANIDNDNIVVEISPSNGDGDNESNINLNRQQRELEKRRDSREKMLVNMKYNDREKAKSFMESNKKLLKAMRDEERRKRMTALIYDTKSPYPARVLNRLPNSSPSSAQPAKPTEVQPQVPKVEENNQLTKKIGISSILNTEESYAKEESPNEVIGPLKRTRTNEFEEEEEEEDLEDVDESQSGRSIRRRRLSIQMASPTDETGSNNEMSDGALGKKNESHVSLLLASPIELLCRDGFFYRRNMPNVPITTGAYLEFKFKPKQDELINLRLNQKDFSDKTKQNRMNAHFLKPEIEMETEHAFSILSNTTLTEKYVNSLEYFLMEFRWENKLVGLGLKLRESKRTWQRRKALFALFEFWRDQSREKRNFAGFTILHAVKEMENYRIFINRSVSWFYNHITLLKMILYDLCDNVDTQWREWMFHKGETIPVLGINDVNEENINEAIDNVLTLDFLDDGSENNQVKSSKVIPPSSHESSV